A window of Pseudodesulfovibrio hydrargyri contains these coding sequences:
- a CDS encoding chemotaxis protein CheW encodes METSVVSQGQFLTFALGGERFAVEVAKVREVLGSTGMTDIPRTPAHMMGVINLRGRAVPVMDMRRKLGMCPAERTVDTCIIILEVASGAGEIVMGALVDSVREVSGINEADIEAAPRMGPGGRDAWIRGMGRDGDRFVIIVDVDEVFADEVQWADGSAGEESGRAA; translated from the coding sequence ATGGAGACAAGCGTCGTTTCTCAGGGCCAGTTCCTGACGTTCGCCCTCGGCGGCGAGCGCTTCGCCGTGGAGGTCGCCAAGGTTCGCGAGGTGCTGGGATCGACGGGAATGACCGACATCCCGCGCACCCCGGCCCACATGATGGGCGTCATCAACCTCAGGGGGCGCGCCGTCCCGGTCATGGACATGCGCCGGAAACTGGGCATGTGCCCGGCCGAGCGGACCGTGGACACCTGCATCATCATCCTGGAGGTGGCGTCCGGGGCCGGGGAGATCGTCATGGGCGCCCTGGTGGATTCGGTCCGGGAGGTGTCCGGGATCAATGAGGCGGACATCGAGGCCGCGCCGAGGATGGGACCCGGCGGCCGGGACGCCTGGATTCGCGGGATGGGCCGTGACGGGGACAGGTTCGTCATCATCGTCGACGTGGACGAGGTCTTTGCCGACGAAGTGCAATGGGCCGATGGATCGGCCGGAGAGGAAAGCGGCAGGGCCGCCTAG
- a CDS encoding methyl-accepting chemotaxis protein: MLKNMKLGLKLGLGFGCLILIATMLGGLAVYNMHKASDGSTRLADAYVPEVGMATDIERSSLLTMYAMRGYSFSREEGFWERAVGYMDDEQKALRNAEAHYGRYPYLVKLKANTEKAKGDIDGYSELASRSHDLIAALTASRDAMNGPARAYMENCKRFLNLAEEAMKQDMESGATEGMLLDRLEKIHMISDVIGLGYETRLKNLIAQADRNPEFMRAGLEDMKKIEAMLDELAATTWREENHEQIENIRKAAQEYAAAMQAFLDNSLALQALTRESEALGAKIIESAKQTALAASGASKARADADVKDLETASLVMIVGLVAALLLGVVLAVFLTRAITGPVMQGVAFARKLAQGDLTQTVDVHQSDEIGILAEALRNMKDRLTGVVSDVQEATENVASGSEELSASAESLSQGATEQAASIEEVSASMEEMAANISQNAQNAKDTDALATKAAADARKGGEAVNQTVSAMKSIAEKISIIEEIARQTNLLALNAAIEAARAGEHGKGFAVVAAEVRKLAERSGSAASEISELSSTSVAVAEDAGQMLAALVPDIEKTASLVQEIAAASSEQNAGAKQINQAISQLDSVIQRNASASEEMASTSEELSSQGQQLQMTMSFFTVAQGLPGGTQGRVSVVRRSPSALPPAEGKDRDTDFERF, encoded by the coding sequence ATGTTGAAGAACATGAAACTGGGCCTGAAATTGGGATTGGGGTTCGGTTGCCTGATACTTATCGCGACCATGCTTGGCGGTCTGGCCGTATACAACATGCACAAGGCGAGCGATGGGTCCACCCGTCTGGCCGATGCCTATGTCCCGGAGGTCGGCATGGCCACGGACATCGAACGGTCGTCGCTGCTGACCATGTACGCCATGCGCGGCTATTCCTTCAGCCGCGAGGAGGGGTTCTGGGAACGGGCCGTCGGGTATATGGACGACGAGCAGAAGGCCTTGAGGAATGCTGAGGCCCATTACGGCCGCTACCCCTACCTGGTCAAGCTCAAGGCCAACACAGAAAAGGCCAAGGGCGACATCGACGGCTATTCGGAACTGGCCTCCAGGTCCCACGATCTGATCGCGGCCCTGACCGCGAGCCGCGACGCGATGAACGGACCGGCCCGGGCATACATGGAGAACTGCAAGCGGTTCCTGAATCTGGCCGAGGAGGCCATGAAGCAGGACATGGAGTCCGGGGCGACCGAGGGCATGTTGCTCGATCGGTTGGAGAAGATACATATGATCAGCGACGTCATCGGGCTGGGCTATGAAACGCGCCTCAAGAACCTCATTGCCCAGGCGGACAGGAATCCCGAGTTCATGCGCGCTGGGCTGGAGGACATGAAGAAGATCGAGGCCATGCTGGACGAACTGGCCGCGACCACTTGGCGCGAGGAGAACCACGAGCAGATCGAGAACATCCGCAAGGCCGCCCAGGAGTATGCCGCGGCCATGCAGGCGTTCCTCGACAACTCCCTCGCCCTCCAGGCCCTGACCCGGGAGAGCGAGGCCCTTGGAGCCAAGATCATCGAGTCCGCCAAGCAGACCGCCCTGGCCGCCTCCGGGGCGTCCAAGGCCCGTGCCGACGCGGACGTGAAGGATCTGGAGACCGCGTCCCTGGTGATGATCGTCGGCCTGGTCGCGGCCCTGCTGCTGGGTGTCGTCCTGGCCGTGTTCCTGACCAGGGCCATCACCGGGCCGGTCATGCAGGGCGTGGCCTTTGCCCGGAAGCTGGCCCAGGGCGACCTGACCCAGACGGTCGACGTCCACCAGTCCGACGAGATCGGCATCCTGGCCGAGGCTCTCAGGAACATGAAGGACAGGCTGACCGGCGTGGTTTCCGACGTCCAGGAGGCCACCGAGAACGTGGCTTCGGGCAGCGAGGAGCTGTCCGCGTCGGCCGAGTCCCTTTCCCAGGGGGCCACCGAGCAGGCCGCGTCCATCGAGGAAGTTTCCGCCTCCATGGAGGAGATGGCCGCCAACATCAGCCAGAACGCCCAGAACGCCAAGGATACGGACGCGCTGGCCACCAAGGCGGCGGCCGACGCCCGGAAGGGCGGCGAGGCGGTCAACCAGACCGTGAGCGCCATGAAGAGCATCGCCGAAAAGATTTCCATCATCGAGGAGATCGCCCGGCAGACCAACCTGCTGGCCCTGAACGCGGCCATCGAGGCCGCCCGGGCGGGCGAGCACGGCAAGGGCTTCGCCGTCGTGGCCGCCGAGGTCAGGAAGCTGGCCGAACGGTCGGGCTCGGCCGCCTCGGAGATCAGCGAACTGTCCTCGACAAGCGTGGCCGTGGCCGAGGACGCCGGGCAGATGTTGGCGGCCCTGGTCCCGGACATAGAAAAGACCGCGTCCCTGGTCCAGGAGATCGCGGCCGCCAGCAGCGAGCAGAACGCCGGGGCCAAGCAGATCAACCAGGCCATCAGCCAACTGGACTCGGTCATCCAGCGCAACGCCTCGGCGTCCGAGGAAATGGCCTCGACGAGCGAGGAGTTGTCCAGCCAGGGGCAGCAGCTCCAGATGACCATGTCCTTCTTTACTGTGGCCCAGGGCTTGCCCGGCGGGACGCAGGGGCGGGTTTCGGTCGTCAGACGGTCGCCTTCCGCCCTGCCTCCGGCCGAAGGCAAGGATCGGGACACCGATTTCGAACGGTTCTAG
- a CDS encoding molybdopterin-binding protein translates to MKVVPVESAVGMVLCHDMTRIVPDEYKGPAFRKGHVVTEKDIPVLLRIGKEHIYVLDMPPGKIHEDEAAVRIAKAAAGPGLTLSPVSEGRVNMKADPGLLDINVEALYEINSIEEVVLSTMHTGMTFTAPRDVAGTRVVPLVVDESKIEQVEAICAANYPVIQVRPLQPMSVGIVTTGSEIFHGRIKDKFGPVLNKKFGLLGSKSMGQTFVGDEVEATRDAILQFVVDGADMVMVTGGMSVDPDDQTPAGIRATGADVVTYGSPTFPGAMFLLAYLGDVPILGLPGCVMYYRASIFDLVVPRLLAGERLNRSDIISMGHGGFCAGCDTCRYPLCSFGKHD, encoded by the coding sequence ATGAAGGTAGTTCCGGTTGAAAGCGCCGTGGGTATGGTGCTCTGCCACGACATGACGCGCATCGTTCCCGACGAATACAAGGGCCCGGCCTTCCGCAAGGGGCACGTGGTCACCGAAAAAGACATCCCCGTCCTGCTGCGGATCGGCAAGGAACACATCTACGTCCTGGACATGCCCCCGGGCAAGATCCACGAGGACGAGGCCGCCGTGCGCATCGCCAAGGCCGCCGCCGGGCCCGGGCTGACCCTGAGCCCCGTGTCCGAGGGCCGCGTGAACATGAAGGCCGACCCGGGCCTGCTCGACATCAACGTGGAGGCCCTTTACGAGATCAACTCCATCGAGGAGGTCGTGCTCTCGACCATGCACACGGGCATGACCTTCACCGCCCCGCGCGACGTGGCCGGGACCCGCGTGGTCCCGCTCGTGGTGGACGAGTCCAAGATCGAGCAGGTGGAGGCCATCTGCGCCGCCAACTACCCGGTCATCCAGGTCCGCCCCCTGCAACCCATGTCCGTGGGCATCGTGACCACCGGCAGCGAGATCTTCCACGGCCGCATCAAGGACAAATTCGGCCCGGTGCTGAACAAAAAATTCGGCCTCCTGGGGTCGAAGTCCATGGGCCAGACATTCGTCGGCGACGAGGTCGAGGCCACCCGCGACGCCATCCTCCAGTTCGTGGTCGACGGCGCGGACATGGTCATGGTCACGGGCGGCATGTCCGTGGACCCGGACGACCAGACCCCTGCGGGCATACGGGCCACGGGCGCGGACGTGGTCACCTACGGATCGCCCACCTTCCCCGGGGCCATGTTCCTGCTGGCCTACCTCGGCGACGTGCCCATCCTCGGCCTGCCCGGCTGCGTCATGTACTACCGGGCCTCCATCTTCGATCTGGTCGTTCCCCGGCTGCTGGCCGGTGAGCGGCTCAACCGCTCGGACATCATTTCCATGGGACATGGCGGCTTCTGCGCCGGATGCGATACCTGCCGCTATCCGCTCTGTTCCTTTGGCAAACACGACTGA
- a CDS encoding ATP-binding protein produces the protein MCGNKMELSLGAEEGRIPLVVRDEPQGGDACRGTPAERDDRYRRLVEELPVLILEMLPDGAISYVNAAASDFFGFSMTRCGELPEPTFCACHLEAICGLLPSLTREEPLTSLTSRVDFGGTTHWIEWSLRGRFDDNDTVQRFLVAGFDITEKKCREERLLESREVALAANKAKSEFLTNMSHEIRTPLNGVLGMMQLLQESDLSSEQRDFADIAVQSCARLASLLSDILDLSRAEASKMPLAPRPFSLNGLVADVHSLFGPAARQNGVRLTCSVDEAVPDVLLGDRLRIQQVLNNLVGNALKFTRSGEVRIEAFRQLPADHERFRVLFMVSDTGIGVPDRMIPSLFTSFTQVSTGFSRLFDGAGLGLAICRRLVELMGGNIAMESEPGAGTTVAVSLPLVPLRHGVFGKGGDKGEGPSPGTGVRVLVAEDDYVDSYSVRVMLESAGFGVRTAENGTEALRLLAEHDFDVVLMDVRMPGMGGIETTEAIRNGEAGPGNATIPVVAMTAYAPPGDHERLIKSGITGFVPKPVGKTVLLSAMREALGGGADERPAVAPDVVSAEGPPGEDVWRPAPLAGAEPDTRFASAYRSPLDEIECDFLEISQNSCSVYFSFFPLPLLVLNNHRQLVFANQACLDMLGLSSVEDFLGHRPGEAIQCAYSGLEPGGCGTSRFCRECGLVRAVLGCMESNGPSTHDTRILQSVEGRCQAKDFRVHAVPFSVGEARFYVVTIQDISDLKQRELLERTFFHDIINTAGGARNLVELLQSEGDSELCELSGLLCTALNGLVDEIMSHRDLMMAERGDYPPHESRVMSGKLLEDVTRELLSQPLAEGRSIRISPSSEDHAVWADRSLLRRVLVNMLKNGLEATEVGGTVHAGCFSIDGRVVFEVRNDRVMEEKTQLQVFKRFYSTKGQGRGVGTYSIKLLTENYLGGKAEFVSNDSVGTVFRVSIPEMAD, from the coding sequence ATGTGCGGGAACAAGATGGAACTGTCCTTGGGCGCCGAGGAGGGGCGGATTCCCCTCGTGGTCCGGGACGAACCGCAGGGCGGGGACGCTTGCCGCGGCACGCCCGCCGAGCGCGACGACCGGTATCGCCGGTTGGTCGAGGAACTGCCCGTCCTGATCCTGGAAATGCTCCCTGACGGCGCGATCTCCTACGTCAACGCGGCCGCTTCGGATTTCTTCGGTTTTTCCATGACCCGATGCGGCGAACTTCCCGAGCCGACTTTCTGTGCCTGCCACCTGGAGGCCATCTGCGGCCTGCTGCCCTCCCTCACCCGCGAGGAGCCGCTGACCTCGTTGACTTCGCGGGTCGACTTCGGCGGCACCACCCACTGGATCGAGTGGAGTCTCAGGGGCAGGTTCGACGACAACGACACCGTCCAGCGCTTTCTGGTCGCCGGTTTCGACATCACGGAAAAGAAGTGCCGCGAGGAGCGGTTGCTGGAGAGCCGGGAAGTGGCGCTGGCCGCGAACAAGGCCAAGTCCGAGTTCCTGACCAACATGAGCCACGAGATCCGCACGCCCCTGAACGGCGTCCTGGGCATGATGCAACTGCTCCAGGAGTCGGATCTGAGCTCGGAACAGCGCGATTTTGCGGACATCGCCGTGCAGTCGTGCGCCAGGCTGGCCAGCCTGCTCTCCGACATCCTGGACCTGTCCCGGGCCGAAGCCAGCAAGATGCCGCTGGCCCCGAGGCCCTTTTCCCTGAATGGGCTGGTCGCGGACGTCCATTCGCTCTTCGGCCCGGCCGCGCGGCAGAACGGCGTGCGCCTGACCTGTTCGGTGGACGAGGCCGTCCCGGACGTTCTGTTGGGCGATCGGCTGCGCATCCAGCAGGTCCTGAACAACCTTGTGGGCAACGCCCTGAAATTCACCCGCTCGGGAGAGGTGCGCATCGAAGCCTTCCGGCAGCTGCCCGCCGACCATGAGCGATTCCGGGTCCTGTTCATGGTCTCCGACACCGGGATCGGCGTGCCCGACCGGATGATCCCGTCGCTCTTCACCTCCTTCACCCAGGTCTCCACCGGGTTTTCCCGGCTGTTCGACGGCGCCGGGCTCGGGCTGGCCATCTGCAGGCGGCTGGTGGAGCTCATGGGCGGCAATATCGCCATGGAATCCGAGCCGGGCGCGGGCACGACCGTGGCCGTCAGCCTGCCGCTGGTCCCGTTGAGGCACGGCGTGTTCGGCAAGGGCGGCGACAAGGGGGAGGGCCCTTCACCCGGGACCGGGGTGCGCGTGCTGGTCGCGGAGGACGACTACGTGGACAGCTATTCGGTGCGCGTCATGCTGGAGAGCGCCGGGTTCGGCGTGCGCACGGCGGAAAACGGCACGGAGGCTCTCCGCCTGCTGGCGGAGCACGATTTCGACGTGGTTTTGATGGACGTGCGGATGCCCGGGATGGGCGGCATCGAAACCACGGAGGCCATCCGCAACGGAGAGGCCGGGCCGGGCAACGCGACGATCCCGGTGGTGGCCATGACCGCCTACGCCCCACCGGGCGACCACGAGCGGCTGATCAAGTCCGGCATAACCGGCTTCGTGCCCAAGCCCGTGGGCAAGACCGTCCTGTTGTCGGCCATGCGGGAGGCCCTGGGCGGGGGCGCGGACGAGCGTCCGGCCGTCGCGCCGGACGTTGTGTCGGCCGAGGGGCCGCCGGGTGAGGACGTTTGGCGTCCCGCGCCTCTGGCCGGAGCGGAGCCGGACACGCGGTTCGCTTCCGCCTACAGAAGCCCGCTTGACGAGATCGAATGCGATTTCCTCGAGATTTCCCAGAACTCCTGTTCCGTGTATTTCAGTTTTTTCCCCCTGCCCCTGCTCGTCCTGAACAACCACCGCCAGCTCGTTTTCGCCAACCAGGCCTGCCTGGACATGCTCGGGCTGTCGAGCGTGGAGGACTTCCTGGGACACCGCCCGGGAGAGGCCATACAGTGCGCCTATTCCGGGCTCGAGCCCGGGGGCTGCGGGACGTCCCGGTTCTGCCGGGAGTGCGGCTTGGTCCGGGCCGTGCTCGGGTGCATGGAGAGCAATGGCCCGTCCACGCACGACACCCGGATTCTCCAGTCCGTGGAGGGCAGGTGCCAGGCCAAGGATTTCCGCGTCCACGCGGTGCCCTTCAGCGTCGGAGAGGCCCGGTTTTACGTGGTCACCATCCAGGATATCAGCGACCTGAAGCAGCGTGAACTGCTGGAGCGGACGTTCTTCCACGACATCATCAACACCGCCGGAGGGGCCCGGAACCTGGTGGAATTGCTGCAAAGCGAGGGGGACAGCGAGCTGTGCGAGCTCAGCGGCCTGCTCTGCACGGCCCTGAACGGCCTGGTGGACGAGATCATGAGCCACAGGGACCTGATGATGGCGGAAAGGGGGGACTACCCGCCCCACGAGTCGCGGGTCATGTCCGGGAAACTCCTGGAGGACGTGACCAGGGAGTTGCTCTCGCAGCCCCTGGCCGAGGGACGGTCCATCCGGATTTCCCCGTCCTCCGAGGACCACGCGGTCTGGGCGGACCGCTCCCTGCTGCGCCGGGTCCTGGTCAATATGCTCAAGAACGGCCTCGAGGCCACGGAGGTCGGCGGCACGGTCCATGCGGGCTGCTTCTCCATCGACGGCCGGGTGGTCTTCGAGGTGCGGAACGATCGGGTCATGGAGGAAAAAACGCAGCTTCAGGTTTTCAAGCGGTTCTACTCCACCAAGGGGCAGGGCCGCGGGGTGGGCACCTATTCGATCAAGCTCCTGACCGAGAACTACCTGGGAGGCAAGGCCGAGTTCGTGTCCAACGACTCGGTCGGGACCGTCTTCAGAGTGTCGATTCCCGAAATGGCGGATTAG
- a CDS encoding response regulator, with translation MRQLGTFIKQKREELLKADRAFSQLQVSKRIGIEQSYLSKVERGVATKLSEEKIVALAEILGEDPDYMLALGGKVSGDVLAIIKQRPRLFSRLVRDMKHMSEDVIEADHDFKRRQSRMNRIYDFAALGFFHLEEGADRSIWSSHTPAILGLPDDTPPSLDAVVRALDLGDRRRFIAVERESCRLHKPYSCELRIEDKDVLPRYIRIWGDFETSGPDGVVRVGLIQDVTREVASREELRQAQHALSGTVRQQSRQLSQGIEELKREITARKELEGKLRAVNEEIARQRDVQREYLKQSAYELRSLVNRLVVEKADLREDTLAASLSLISTTIDNMNDFFEMPSGLCPLAEAFSPRGAAENWTGDLVRARLTPDIGLTLTVSPNLPERIVGDPQRLQQIAVCVVGFLLKATTWGSVGLTLDYMAGEGLLSLTASSPAVGEPVTNESLFPNSVGGFGKASWMLSTVGPMVEALRGTVNVDRLSGSGVAVSIQIPAQPEAEPAREAIDARLPILVVEDDAPSRFFTESVIQGEGYRAEAIALGREALSRLDEQRYSLVLLDIQLPDVDGVTIARTMRREGALNARTPIIAVTAHATPEHRQRYEDAGIDQLITKPFKVAALKKMIESYLGD, from the coding sequence ATGAGACAACTAGGCACTTTCATAAAGCAAAAGCGGGAGGAGCTGCTCAAGGCGGACCGCGCCTTCTCGCAACTGCAGGTCAGCAAGCGCATCGGCATCGAGCAGTCCTACCTGAGCAAGGTCGAACGCGGCGTGGCCACGAAACTCTCCGAGGAGAAGATCGTGGCCCTGGCCGAGATACTGGGCGAGGACCCGGACTACATGCTCGCCCTGGGCGGCAAGGTCTCGGGCGACGTGCTGGCCATCATCAAGCAGCGGCCCCGTCTCTTTTCCCGCCTGGTCCGGGACATGAAGCACATGTCCGAGGACGTGATCGAGGCGGATCACGACTTCAAGCGGCGCCAGTCCCGGATGAACCGGATCTACGATTTCGCCGCGCTCGGGTTCTTCCACCTGGAGGAAGGCGCCGACCGATCCATATGGTCCTCGCACACCCCGGCCATCCTCGGCCTGCCGGACGACACCCCGCCGAGCCTGGACGCCGTGGTCCGGGCCCTGGACCTGGGCGACCGCAGGCGGTTCATCGCGGTGGAGCGGGAGTCCTGCCGCCTGCACAAGCCCTATTCCTGCGAACTGCGCATCGAGGACAAGGACGTCCTCCCCCGGTACATCCGCATATGGGGGGATTTCGAGACCTCCGGTCCGGACGGGGTGGTCCGGGTCGGCCTGATCCAGGACGTCACCCGGGAAGTGGCCTCCCGGGAGGAGCTGCGCCAGGCGCAGCATGCCCTGAGCGGCACGGTCAGGCAGCAGAGCCGGCAGCTCTCCCAGGGGATCGAGGAACTCAAGCGCGAGATCACGGCCCGCAAGGAGCTGGAGGGCAAGCTGCGCGCGGTCAATGAGGAGATTGCCCGACAGAGGGACGTGCAGCGGGAGTACCTGAAGCAGAGCGCCTATGAACTGCGTTCGCTGGTCAACCGGCTGGTGGTCGAGAAGGCGGACCTGCGCGAGGACACCCTGGCCGCCAGCCTCAGCCTCATCTCCACGACCATCGACAACATGAACGATTTCTTCGAGATGCCGTCGGGCCTGTGCCCGCTGGCCGAGGCGTTCTCGCCCAGGGGGGCCGCCGAGAACTGGACCGGGGACCTCGTCCGCGCCCGGCTCACTCCGGACATCGGGCTGACCCTGACGGTTTCGCCCAACCTGCCCGAGCGCATCGTGGGCGACCCGCAGCGGTTGCAGCAGATCGCGGTCTGCGTGGTCGGCTTCCTGCTCAAGGCCACCACCTGGGGCTCGGTCGGACTGACCCTGGACTACATGGCCGGGGAAGGCCTTCTGAGCCTGACGGCGTCGAGTCCGGCGGTCGGAGAACCGGTGACCAACGAATCCCTGTTTCCGAACTCCGTCGGCGGATTCGGCAAGGCGTCCTGGATGCTGTCCACGGTCGGGCCCATGGTCGAGGCCTTGCGCGGCACGGTGAACGTCGACCGCCTCTCCGGCAGCGGCGTGGCCGTTTCCATCCAGATCCCCGCGCAGCCCGAGGCCGAGCCCGCCCGCGAGGCCATCGACGCCAGGCTGCCCATCCTGGTCGTGGAGGACGACGCCCCCAGCCGCTTCTTCACCGAAAGCGTCATCCAGGGCGAAGGCTACCGGGCCGAGGCCATCGCCCTGGGCCGGGAGGCCTTGTCCCGGCTCGACGAGCAGCGGTACAGCCTCGTGCTCCTGGACATCCAGCTCCCCGACGTCGATGGCGTGACCATCGCCAGGACCATGCGCCGGGAGGGGGCGCTCAACGCCCGGACGCCGATCATCGCGGTCACGGCCCACGCCACCCCGGAACACCGGCAGCGCTACGAGGACGCCGGGATCGACCAGCTCATCACCAAGCCGTTCAAGGTCGCGGCACTCAAGAAAATGATCGAAAGCTATCTCGGCGACTGA
- a CDS encoding molybdopterin-dependent aldehyde oxidoreductase, which translates to MKKTLMVNGVSRMVVAKSTDLLADVLRKSLGLTSVKVGCGQGQCGSCSIILDGKLIRSCTRKMGRVPEGAVVTTLEGIGTPGNLHPIQMAWMAYGGAQCGFCTPGFIVSTYALLETNPNPTRMEVRDWFQKYRNVCRCTGYKPLVDAVMAAAEVMRGEAPLSDLEFKIPEDGRIWGTKYPRPSAVAKVTGTWDFGADLGLKLPDDTLHCALVQAEVSHANIKSIDVTEAEKMPGVYKVVTHKDVKGKNRITGLITFPTNKGDGWDRPILCDEKVFQYGDAIAIVCADTEDHAHDAVAKVKVELEQLPEYMSAQAAMADDAIEIHPGTPNVYYIQNVAKGEDTKPVFDAADVVIEGDYYTQRQPHMPIEPDVGFAYTDENGKLFIHSKSIGVHLHMYMIAPGLGVEPENMALVQNPTGGTFGYKFSPTMEALVGAASLATGRPVFLRYNWHQQQTYTGKRSPQFTTVRMAATNDGQLLGMETDWTVDHGPYSEFGDLLTLRGAQFIGAGYNIPSIRGEGRTVCTNHCWGAAFRGYGGPEAEFPSEVLMDELAEKLGMDPLELRYKNVYRKGSTTPTGQDPEVYSLPEMLDIARPKYEEAKKKAAANSTAEVKRGVGLALGIYGSGLDGPDTAEVDAELNADGSVTIYSCWGDHGQGADMGTLGTAHEALRPLNIAPDRIHLVMGDTSLAPNAGPAGGSRSQVMVGGATKNACEQLVAAMKKADGSFRTYDEMTAESLELRYNGKFTAPANDCDANGQGNPFCCYMYGVFLAEVAVEVATGKTTVEKMTMVADIGVVNNFLLVDGQIYGGLAQGIGLALSEDYEDIKKHSTMAGAGIPYIKDIPDDMEIVYVESPRPDGPFGASGVGEVPLCGPHPAIINAIYNACGVRIRELPAYPEKVLAGLKG; encoded by the coding sequence ATGAAAAAGACACTGATGGTAAACGGTGTCAGCCGGATGGTGGTGGCGAAATCCACCGACCTTTTGGCCGACGTCCTGCGCAAAAGCCTTGGACTGACCAGCGTCAAGGTCGGCTGCGGCCAGGGCCAGTGCGGTTCCTGCAGCATCATTCTCGACGGCAAGCTGATCCGTTCGTGCACCCGGAAGATGGGCCGGGTCCCCGAAGGGGCAGTGGTCACCACCCTGGAGGGCATCGGCACCCCCGGCAACCTGCACCCCATCCAGATGGCCTGGATGGCTTACGGCGGCGCGCAGTGCGGCTTCTGCACGCCCGGCTTCATCGTGTCCACCTACGCCCTGCTCGAGACCAATCCGAACCCGACGCGCATGGAGGTCCGCGACTGGTTCCAGAAATACCGCAACGTCTGCCGCTGCACCGGCTACAAGCCGCTGGTGGACGCCGTCATGGCCGCCGCCGAAGTGATGCGCGGCGAGGCCCCTCTTTCCGACCTGGAATTCAAGATTCCCGAGGACGGCCGCATCTGGGGCACCAAGTACCCGCGCCCCTCGGCCGTGGCCAAGGTCACCGGCACCTGGGACTTCGGCGCGGACCTGGGGCTGAAGCTGCCCGACGACACCCTGCACTGCGCCCTGGTCCAGGCCGAGGTCTCCCACGCCAACATCAAGTCCATCGACGTGACCGAGGCCGAAAAGATGCCCGGCGTGTACAAGGTCGTGACCCACAAGGACGTCAAGGGCAAGAACCGGATCACCGGCCTGATCACCTTCCCGACCAACAAGGGCGACGGCTGGGACCGTCCCATCCTGTGCGATGAGAAGGTCTTCCAGTACGGCGACGCCATCGCCATCGTCTGCGCGGACACCGAGGACCACGCCCACGACGCCGTGGCCAAGGTCAAGGTGGAGCTGGAGCAGCTGCCCGAGTACATGAGCGCCCAGGCGGCCATGGCCGACGACGCCATCGAGATCCACCCGGGCACGCCCAACGTCTACTACATCCAGAACGTGGCCAAGGGCGAGGATACCAAGCCCGTCTTCGATGCGGCCGACGTGGTCATCGAAGGCGACTACTACACGCAGCGCCAGCCGCACATGCCCATCGAGCCGGACGTCGGGTTCGCCTACACCGACGAGAACGGCAAGCTGTTCATCCACTCCAAGTCCATCGGCGTGCATCTGCACATGTACATGATCGCGCCGGGCCTGGGCGTGGAGCCCGAGAACATGGCCCTGGTCCAGAACCCCACGGGCGGCACCTTCGGCTACAAGTTCTCGCCCACCATGGAAGCCCTGGTCGGCGCGGCCTCCCTGGCCACCGGCCGTCCGGTCTTCCTGCGCTACAACTGGCACCAGCAGCAGACCTACACCGGCAAACGCTCCCCGCAGTTCACCACCGTGCGCATGGCCGCCACCAACGACGGCCAGCTGCTTGGCATGGAGACCGACTGGACCGTGGACCACGGCCCGTACTCCGAGTTCGGCGACCTGCTGACCCTGCGCGGCGCGCAGTTCATCGGCGCGGGCTACAACATCCCGTCCATCCGGGGCGAGGGCCGCACCGTGTGCACCAACCACTGCTGGGGCGCGGCCTTCCGCGGCTACGGCGGACCCGAGGCGGAGTTCCCGTCCGAGGTGCTGATGGACGAGCTGGCCGAAAAGCTGGGCATGGACCCGCTGGAGTTGCGCTACAAGAACGTCTACCGCAAGGGTTCCACCACGCCCACGGGCCAGGATCCCGAGGTCTACTCCCTGCCCGAGATGCTCGACATCGCGCGGCCCAAATATGAAGAGGCCAAGAAAAAGGCGGCCGCGAACTCCACCGCCGAGGTCAAGCGCGGCGTGGGCCTGGCGCTGGGCATCTACGGCTCCGGCCTGGACGGCCCGGACACCGCCGAGGTCGACGCCGAGCTCAACGCGGACGGCTCGGTGACCATCTACTCCTGCTGGGGAGACCACGGCCAGGGCGCGGACATGGGCACCCTGGGCACGGCCCACGAGGCCCTGCGCCCGCTGAACATCGCTCCGGACCGGATTCATCTGGTCATGGGCGACACCAGCCTGGCACCCAACGCGGGCCCGGCCGGCGGCAGCCGCTCCCAGGTCATGGTCGGCGGCGCCACCAAGAATGCCTGCGAACAGCTGGTCGCGGCCATGAAGAAGGCCGACGGCTCCTTCCGGACCTATGACGAGATGACCGCCGAGAGCCTGGAACTGCGCTACAACGGCAAGTTCACCGCGCCCGCCAACGACTGCGACGCGAACGGCCAGGGCAACCCCTTCTGCTGCTACATGTACGGCGTGTTCCTGGCCGAGGTGGCCGTGGAGGTCGCCACCGGCAAGACCACGGTGGAGAAGATGACCATGGTGGCCGACATCGGCGTGGTCAACAACTTCCTCCTGGTGGACGGCCAGATCTACGGCGGCCTGGCCCAGGGCATCGGCCTGGCCCTGTCCGAGGACTACGAGGACATCAAGAAGCACTCGACCATGGCCGGAGCCGGTATCCCGTACATCAAGGACATCCCGGACGACATGGAGATCGTCTACGTCGAGTCCCCGCGCCCCGACGGCCCGTTCGGCGCTTCCGGCGTCGGCGAGGTCCCGCTGTGCGGACCGCACCCGGCGATCATCAACGCCATCTACAACGCCTGCGGCGTGCGCATCCGCGAGCTGCCCGCCTACCCCGAAAAGGTGCTGGCCGGTCTCAAGGGCTAG